One Candidatus Neomarinimicrobiota bacterium genomic window carries:
- a CDS encoding YggS family pyridoxal phosphate-dependent enzyme, giving the protein MAVTKNSTADNIKRVLDRIREAEKRYGREVGDVTLVAITKTRSSDVVAEAVRAGLFDIGENRVQEAEQKFSEVDIDFKRHLVGHLQTNKVKKALEIFDVIHSIDSLKLASKIASLGGNEKELLLEVNSSEEESKFGVAPDAAIEMLEEITETTGLTINGLMTVGPMSDDENVIRSAFKKLKSLFDRAASSNIRGVNMNYLSMGMTNDFEIAIEEGSNMVRIGRALFGER; this is encoded by the coding sequence CTGATAATATAAAGCGGGTCCTCGATAGGATTCGTGAAGCCGAAAAACGATACGGGAGAGAGGTCGGAGATGTCACGCTGGTAGCAATTACAAAAACCAGGAGTTCGGATGTTGTCGCGGAGGCGGTCAGAGCGGGCTTATTCGACATCGGCGAAAACAGGGTTCAGGAGGCGGAACAGAAGTTTAGTGAAGTTGATATTGATTTTAAACGGCACCTTGTAGGGCATCTTCAGACGAACAAGGTAAAAAAGGCTCTGGAAATATTTGACGTTATACACTCTATTGACAGTTTGAAACTCGCCTCTAAAATAGCGTCGTTGGGCGGGAACGAAAAAGAATTGCTCTTAGAAGTAAACAGTTCAGAGGAAGAATCAAAATTCGGAGTAGCGCCCGATGCGGCTATAGAAATGCTTGAGGAAATAACAGAAACTACAGGATTGACTATAAACGGCTTGATGACAGTAGGACCGATGTCAGATGATGAAAACGTTATCAGGTCTGCCTTTAAGAAATTGAAATCTCTATTTGACCGTGCCGCGAGTTCGAACATCAGGGGCGTTAATATGAATTATCTATCCATGGGTATGACGAACGACTTTGAAATCGCGATCGAGGAGGGTTCAAATATGGTCAGGATAGGGCGCGCATTGTTTGGCGAGCGTTAG